The region GCCCGCGGGAACTGCAGCAGGTACCCCCCGAGGACGCCGGCGATGGCCCCGCTCGCGCCGACGGTAGGCACGATGGAGGTGGGGTCGCTCGCGATCTGCACCCCCGAGGCCACGAGTCCGGTCAGGACGTAGAAGAGCAGGAAGCGCCAGCGCCCCATGCTGTCTTCGACGTTGTCACCGAAGAGCCACAGGTACCACATGTTGCCGATGAGATGCATCCAGCCACCGTGGACGAACATCGCGGTGATGATCGTGAGGGGTATCGGCAGCAGCGCCGGAGGCTGGTCGGGAAAGCGCACGATGTCCGTGAGCGTCGTGATCTCGAGGGGGATCGCGCCGGCCGCACGGACGAACAGGGCCGCCCGCGGAGCCGAGAGCAACGACTGATAGACGTGGACGAGCGTGTTCACCGCGATGAGCGCGATGGTCACGACGGGCAGACCGCTGCGAGGGTTGTCGTCTCGAATCGGGAAGAACACGGGCCGCCTCCACCGAGAAGCATAAGGGCCCGGCACGGAATAACCCGCTCATTGTGGCGGCCGATCCATCGCGACCAGCGTCGTTGCTCGTCGGTTGCTTACCGACGGGTAGGCGCCCTCCTCGCGCCTCGCTGGCCGCGCGCCTCGACCACCACAACCCGATCTGCTTATTCCGTGCCGAGCCCTTAGCGCCGCTGTCGTTTCCGTCCGGTACCGCCGTTGACACCGGCGGTAGCCCCCCTCTATACTTCGCGCGGTTTAGCCGAACTACCAGGGCGAATGAAACTCTATAGCGCGAAGATCCCGATCATTGCCAGGGAGATCCTGGAACAACTCACCAAAGCTGGGGACATCGAAGTCAACAGCCGCCCCGAGGCCGAGCTCGACGTCCAGAGCGTGCTGAAGGAATACCTCCGCATCGAGCGGGAGATCATCGAACAGGCGAAGGACGAGGTCGAGAAGAAGAAGCTCGGCTACGGCGAGCTCGCGAAGATCAAGCGGCGGATCGCCGAGCGGCAAGAATTCGGGCTCGGCGAAGAGGGGCTGATCTGGATGTGCAACCAGATCCTCGAGACCTTCATGCAGTCGAGCTTCATCGAGGAGATCTTCGCGACGGACGCCGTGATGCGCAAGAAGATGGCCGACGTGCTGCGCAAGCAGATGGCCGTGGACGAGGAGCTCGACGCCGAGGTGCGGCAGCGCATCAAGAACCTGCAGGAAGGCACGGCCAACTGGGACGTCGAGTACGCCAAGGTGATGGACCAGATCAAGCGCAAGCGCGGGATCGGCGAATCCTGATCCGCGCCGCGCGGCGGCCCTGGCTTTCCGAGGTGACGGTTCGGCGGTGGCAAACATCCTGGCCTACATCGAGCTCTCGGGAGACCAGCCCACTGCCTCCTCCCTGCACCTCCTGCGGGAGGGTCGGCGCCTCGCCAGCCAGCTGGGTGCCACGCTCTACGCCTTCCTCCCCTGCGCGAGCCCGCCGAGCTACGGCGACGACGACATCATCGCCCTCCTCTCCAGGTACGGCGCCGACAAGGTCATTCTGAGCGCTCACGCGCCGCTCGGACTGCCTCCCCTGCACGCGGCGCACGGAGCGACCCTCCTCGAGGCCTGCCAGCGATTTCCCGCGCACCTCGTGCTGCTGCCCGCCGGACGCACCGGGCTCGAGCTGGGGCCACGGCTCGCCGTCGAGCTGAGCGCTCGGCTCGGCATGCACGCCCGCATCAGCCGAGAGCGCGGAGGCGTCTTCTACGTGCAGCAGGCCTACCGGGGCACGCACGCGGTACGCGATCGCCTCGACGACACGGCGCAGCCGGCGGTGCTGACTCTCGCCGCCCCCGACGAGGAGCCCGCCCCGGTGGCGAACGCCTCGGAAGAGGCGGAGGTGCTGGTTCTCCCTGCTCCCGGGACAGCTGTCGCGGCGATCCGTTACGAGGGTCGGGGACCCCTGCCGGGGAATAGCCCCGCCACCGTCCCCATCGTGGTCGGCGGAGGTGCGGGGCTCCTCGACCGCGAGGACTTCTCGCGCCTCGAACAGCTCGCTCGCCTGCTCGGAGGGCTGCCCGTCGCCAGCGCGACGGCCTGCGCGCGAGGCCTCTGCCCAGCCGAGTGGCAGGTGGGCCTCGACGCGACGCCGGTCGACGCGCCGCTCTACCTCGCCTTCGGCGTCTCAGGGTCCGATCGGCACCTGGCGGCCATCGGGGCGCACACCACGACCATCGCGGTAAATCACGACCCCTCGGCCGCCATCTTCCGCGTCGCCCGCTACGGCCTCGTCGCCGACGCGGGGGAAACCCTTCGCGCCCTCCTCGCCGCGATCTCGCCGACGGAGGCCCGCTAGTGCGAACCGTGGTCCTCGTTCACGCCCCGCGGCGCGGCCCCGGCCGGTCGGAGCTCCTCGAGGGCCTTGCCCCCTGCGAGTCGGCCGCCCTGCGAACGGCGCTCGGCCTCGCGCGAGAAGGCACCACCGTCACGGCCATAACCGTGGGCCTGCCCCGGGAAGACGACGTCCTCCGGGCCGCGGTGGCGTTGGGGGCCGACCGCGCCATTCGCGTCTGGGATCCGAACGTCGATCTCGACAACCCGAGTTCGGTAGGCGCGCTGCTCGCTGCAGCCTTGCGGGAGGTCGGCTTCGACCTCGTGCTGGCGGGCGAACGGTCGAGCGGCTGGGGCTCCTCCGCCGTGGGCCCGGCCGTAGCGCACTACCTCGACGTGCCGCACCTGACCGGCGCCCTCGCGATCCACGGCGACGAACAGCTCTTGCTCGTCGAACAGAGGCGCTCGGCCGAGAGCCTCACGCTGGCCGCCCGGCCTCCGGTCGTCATCACCGTTCTCGACGGCCCTAGGCGGCACCGGGGCCCGGTGGGCTTTCCCGCGGCCATCGAGGTGCTCCGCCCCGAGGACGGTAGCCATCGCGACGCGGTGCCCCCCCTGCTGCGAGGCACCCCGACGCCTAGCACCTCGCCGCAGGCGGAGCTGCTCCCCGACTTCTCCGCGCTGCTCGCGCGCCTGCAACAAGTGCGCAACCGGTAAGCGCGGACGCTTAGCGCTCGGTCGCCACGAGCTGACGGGCTAGCGCGAGGAGGGTGGCCGCCTCGTTCAGCTGAGGGTCGTCGAGTACGCGGAGAAGAAGCTCCTCGAGAAGACGCCCGAGGGCCGGTCCCGGCGCGAGCCCCAGCTCTCGCATCAGCACTTCGCCGGTCACTGCCAGGTCCTTCGCCGCAAGCACCGGCCCCTCGCTGAGCAGCGCAAAGGTCCGGCGCTCCAGCTCCGCGAGCGCCTCTAGGCTCGCCTCCGAGCCGGAACGGGCGGCGAGGTCGGCCCGTCGAAGCGCGAAGAGTCGCCCAAGCTCGGAGCCGCCAACCCGGCGCATCCAGTGCCGGAGGGGCGCGTCTCCCGGTCCAGCGACCGCGATACAGTGGTGCCGAACCAGGTAAGCCGTGGTCTCCGCGTCCCGCCGCGACAGCCTGAGCCGGCGCCCGACCTCGAGGCTCGAGCGCGCCCCCACCTCGGCGTAGCCGGGCTCGTCCTCCGTCTCGTGGCGACCCACGTCGTGCAGGAGCGCCCCGAGCCGCAGCAGCGCATCCGGCTCCAGCGCGTCGCACACGGCGAGGCTGTGCTCGAGGAGGCTCCCCGCCCCCTGCGCCCCGGCGGAACGCTGCGCGAGACGCGCGACCTCGGGGAGGACCGCCTCCAGCAACCCCGCGCCCTCCATCAGCCGCAGGCCGACCGACGGCACGCGCGCCGCGAGGAGCTTGAGCAACTCCTCCCGGGTACGCTCCGCCGACACGCGCCGGAAGGTGCCCAGCGCCGAGGGCATGGCCCGCAGCGTCTCTTCCGCGATCCGGAACTCCAGCACGGCCGCGAGTCGCACCGCGCGCATGAGTCGCAGCCCGTCCTCGCCGAAACGCTGCGCCGGGTCACCGACCGCCCGGATCACACGACGGTGCAGGTCCTCCCGCCCACCGAGCGGGTCCTCCAGCACGCCGGCGATCGGGTCGAGCGCGATCGCGTTGATCGTGAAGTCCCGTCGCTGCAGATCCTCCTCGAGGGTGTGCACGAACTCCACCTGCGAGGGCCGCCGCCCGTCGGCGTAATCTCCATCACCGCGGTAGGTCGTCACCTCCACGACCCAGTCGCCCTGGTGCACCGTCACCGTACCGTGCTTGATCCCCGTCGGAACGGTACGGCGGAAGAGGCGCTGGACGTCGGGGGGGCGCGCCGAGGTGGCCACGTCCCAGTCCACGACCGGACGCCCGAGCAACATGTCGCGAACGCTGCCCCCCACGAGGTGCGCCTCGAAGCGCGCCCGTCGCAGCACGCGACAGACCTCCACGACCCCGTCAGGGATGGCCGCGTAGTCGAGCGACACGGGTCAGCTCCTGAGCCCGTCCCTGCCCTGCAGGCGGCCGAAGATCTCGTCCGCGCGCGACCGGTACTGGTCGGCCTCCTTCCAGTTCCCACACCGATCGTGGAAGTCGGCCAGGCCGGCGAAGGTCCGTCCCAGCTCCGCGAGGTGCCCGAGCTCGGTGAAGAGGACCACCGCCCGATCGAAGAGCCCCGCCGCCGCCGACCGCGCATTGGCGTCCGCCCCCCGACCCGCAGCTACCTCGGCCAGCGTGCGCAGAGCGGCGCCCATCTGCGGGCGGAGCCCCTGCTCCTCGGAGAGGGCCAGCGCGCGCGAAGCCTCCTCTTCCGCCCCGACGAGGTCCCCGAGCGCCAGTCGAACCTCGGCCCAGGTGCGGCCGCAGTCCGCCTTGAGCCGCCCGTCTCCGAGCAGCCCGGCGAGCGCCGAGGCCTGGGTCAGGTGCTCTTGCGCCTCGTCGAGCTTGCCGAGCGCCAGCATCGCCTCGCCCAGCAGCAAGAGCAGGTCCGCCTCTCCCGCACGGTCGGCGATCGCCCTGGCCTGCTCGAGGGCCTCGCGCCAGAGCTCGACGGCCCGAGTGTAGTCGCTCTGCGCGCGGTGTGTGGTTCCCAGGTTGGTGAGCGAGTCCACCACGCCCAGGCGGTCCCCTACCGCGCGCCGCACCTCGAGGGCCTCGGTGAGACACGCCATCGCGTCGGCGAACGCTCCCGAGTCCCGGTGCACGCGTCCGATACAGTGCAGCGAGACGGCGATGGCCCGCGGATCGCCG is a window of Deltaproteobacteria bacterium DNA encoding:
- a CDS encoding rhomboid family intramembrane serine protease, whose amino-acid sequence is MRDDNPRSGLPVVTIALIAVNTLVHVYQSLLSAPRAALFVRAAGAIPLEITTLTDIVRFPDQPPALLPIPLTIITAMFVHGGWMHLIGNMWYLWLFGDNVEDSMGRWRFLLFYVLTGLVASGVQIASDPTSIVPTVGASGAIAGVLGGYLLQFPRARVHTLLVIFIFIQVIHVPAMVILGLWFVLQVVQGLMQGNLGGVAWFAHIGGFVAGMLLIKLFVRRPRVPRDPPSGTWN
- a CDS encoding DUF507 family protein, whose amino-acid sequence is MKLYSAKIPIIAREILEQLTKAGDIEVNSRPEAELDVQSVLKEYLRIEREIIEQAKDEVEKKKLGYGELAKIKRRIAERQEFGLGEEGLIWMCNQILETFMQSSFIEEIFATDAVMRKKMADVLRKQMAVDEELDAEVRQRIKNLQEGTANWDVEYAKVMDQIKRKRGIGES
- a CDS encoding electron transfer flavoprotein subunit alpha/FixB family protein → MANILAYIELSGDQPTASSLHLLREGRRLASQLGATLYAFLPCASPPSYGDDDIIALLSRYGADKVILSAHAPLGLPPLHAAHGATLLEACQRFPAHLVLLPAGRTGLELGPRLAVELSARLGMHARISRERGGVFYVQQAYRGTHAVRDRLDDTAQPAVLTLAAPDEEPAPVANASEEAEVLVLPAPGTAVAAIRYEGRGPLPGNSPATVPIVVGGGAGLLDREDFSRLEQLARLLGGLPVASATACARGLCPAEWQVGLDATPVDAPLYLAFGVSGSDRHLAAIGAHTTTIAVNHDPSAAIFRVARYGLVADAGETLRALLAAISPTEAR